In Alkalimarinus alittae, the DNA window CATTAGGGCGTATTATTTTCCCCTGTAGGTCGGTATTCACACCAATGCAGACTACACATAAACCTAAATGTTTATTTTGTGCACCCGTTATTTAAGCCCTAACTGCGCAAGGCTTTTGTCTGCTACCGCAGCAGGAAGTGGAACATAGCCATCTTTGACCACAACTTGCTGACCCTGTTTAGACAATACCGACTTAATAAACTCGCCATCTAAAGGTGATAACGGTTTGTTAGGCGCTTTATTAACATAAACGTACAAGAAACGAGACAAAGGGTATTTACCCGTAACGGCGTTTTCAGGCGTCGCATCAACAAAAGGCTGACCGGGTTTCTTTGCTAAAGCGAGAGCACGAACACTGGCTGTTTTGTAGCCAATACCCGAGTAGCCAATACCATTAATTGACTCTGATACCCCTTGTACAACAGAGGCAGAGCCCGGCTGTTCATTCACGTTGTTTTTAAAGTCACCTTTACACAGCGCTTTCTTTTTAAAGTAACCATAAGTACCTGATACTGAGTTACGGCCAAACAGCTGAACACTACTATTCGCTAAATTGCCATCTGCTAAACCCAAGTCACTCCATTTTGATACATTCGACTCAAACCCACATTTACGAGTCGATGAGAAAATCGCATCAATTTGAGGGATCGTAAGCCCTTGAATAGGATTATCTTTATTTACAAATACAGCCAATGCATCAATAGCCACAGGAACAGCCGTTGGCTTGTAACCAAACTTTTTCTCAAAGGCTTCTATTTCTTTATCCTTCATTTTTCGACTCATTGGGCCGACATTTGAGGTACCTTCTGTCAGTGCTGGCGGCGCAGTAGAAGAGCCAGCAGCCTGAATCTGAACATTAACATTAGGGTAGTTACGCTTAAAGTCTTCTGCCCATAAGGTCATTAGGTTGGCAAGCGTGTCAGACCCTACGCTAGACAAGTTTCCTGATACACCACTGGCTTTCACATAGGTAGCTAGGTTTTCATCAACCTTTGCAGCCGCTGTTGCATTGATAGCTGTTGTGGCGCCTGCTACTGCAGCCGTCACCGTTAATGCTGCAAATAGTTTCTTTATCTTCATCGTTATCTCCAATTCAAAATAGTTGCTCACAAAACAAACCGTGTATCTTGCTCTGCAGTAAACCGCTAAAGGACAAACTTAATAACAATATTTATCCGGTTTGAAGACACTATAGAGACTCTATATGACAGCGATGTGACAACTCTGTTTCAGAATAATGACAAGCAAATATCTTAAAAACCAGCCTGCTAAATACAGGTTTATGAAACTAGCATTAGGCTGAAAAGGTGAATATGCATATAATGAGCAAAAAATAATATTAACCCACATTTATGTGGTCACCAACGTAGGCCCCCTAAAGAAAAACAAACCTACAAGGAAGAACAAAAAATAAAATGGCTTTTAGCAACACGCTCTTAAAAACAATTCACGCGATAGATCAATTTACCGAACACACCGGACGGACTATTTCATGGTTAAATATTGCCATGGTGGTATTAACTTGTCTAACAGTGATAATGAGGTACGTTTTTAACCATAGCTCTATTATTGCGCAAGAAAGCATCATGTACCTTCATGCGTCTATCTTTCTGATTGCCAGCGCGTACACACTTAAACACGATGAGCACGTAAGAGTGGATATTTTTTACCACCGCCTCTCTCCTAAAGCTAAAGCCACAGTTAACTTGCTAGGCACAATATTACTATTGATACCCGTGATAGGTTTTATAGGATGGAGCAGTTGGCCCTACATTGAAAGTTCATGGCGTATATACGAAACATCTCAAGAAGCGGCAGGCGTACCCTTAGTCTACCTTTTGAAGTCATTAATTCTGGCCATGGTGGCCGTGATGCTACTTCAGGCGCTAGCCGAAATACTCAGAAGCATCACTATACTCACCGGCATTGAAGTCGAGCACTCAGCTAAACATGAAGGAGCGCTCTAATGACCGAGTACTTACCCCTAATTATGTTTGCAGCCGCCTGCATTGTGCTGCTATTTGGTTACCCGGTTGCACTGTCTCTCGCCGGCACAGCCCTTATTTTTGCAGCCGGAGGCATTGCGACCGGTGTATTTGATATCGCGTTCCTACTCGCCACCCCCAACAGACTCTATGGATTGATCACCAACCAAACTCTGATTGCTGTTCCGCTTTTTGTATTTATGGGTTGTATGCTCCAGCGCTCGAAACTGGCTGAAAATCTACTCGAAAGCATGGCCGAACTGTTTAAAGGCTCCAACGGAGGTCTAGGAATATCAGTTGCTATTGTCGGTATGCTATTGGCGGCAAGCACCGGTATTGTCGGTGCAACCGTGGTCACGATGGGGCTTATTTCACTTCCTACGATGCTCAAGCGAGGTTATGCTCCATCAATAGCCACCGGAACCATTTGTGCAACCGGCACATTAGGCCAGATCATCCCCCCTTCTATTGCGCTCGTGTTGCTCGGAGACGTACTTTCCAGTGCTTACCAGCAAGCTCAGCGCGACATGGGCATCTTTAGCCCAGACACTGTCTCAGTCGGTGACTTGTTTGTCGGTGCCATCATTCCCGGCCTCTGTTTAGTGGCTTTATATATTATCTATATCGCTGCAATGGCAAAATTTAGACCTGACCTTATTCCACCTGAAGATGAGAAGCCTGAAGATACCAGCGCGGTAGCACTATCGCTACTTCACGACTTAACACCGCCATTATTACTGATCGTTGTAGTGCTAGGCTCTATTCTTAGTGGTATCGCAACCCCTACAGAGGCCGCAGGCGTGGGGGCTTTTGGGGCGACGTTACTGGCACTATTACGTAAAAAACTCACTCTTGAAGTAGCCCGTGACGTTTGCCGTACCACTACCCGCGTCACCTGCATGGTGTTTCTAATCCTGATTGGCGCTTCTATATTTTCACTGGTATTTAGGGGTTACGGTGGTGATGACTTAATTCAATCGCTGTTTAATGATATGCCCGGCGGTGTTTTTACCGCCACCCTAGTGGTGATGGTGGTCATCTTTTTACTTGGCTTTATCTTAGACTTTATCGAAATAACCTTTGTGGTTGTGCCAATTGTTGGCCCAGCATTACTAGCAATGGGTCTTGACCCCGTATGGTTTGGCATTATGATCGCGCTAAACCTACAGACATCATTCCTTACGCCGCCGTTTGGCTTTTCGCTGTTCTATCTCAGAGGTGTAGCGCCGGACAGCATTGCAACCTCTGACATATACAAAGGAGTCATCCCGTTTATTATGATTCAACTTTTGATGTTAGGTTTGTTAGCCGCTTGGCCCGAATTAGCCACCTGGTTACCGGATAAAATTTATAGCTAAATTGACTTATCACGCTTACTAAGTAGCAAACTCTAATTATACTGCTATCAAAACAAATACAAGAAAATGAAATAAAGGTAGAGCCATGAGACATTCAGAGCACAAGCCAACGCCTGCAGGAGAACTCACCCTGCAGATCGTACCCATGCCAAAGGACACCAATGCAAACGGTGACATTCATGCGGGCTGGCTGGTAGGCCAAATGGATTTAGCCGCTGCAACGGCTGCAGGACGCTTATCTCAAGGGCGAACGGCGACTGTCGCCATCGAGGGAATGGAGTTTATATCCCCCGTTAGAGTCGGTTCACAAGTAAGATGCTACACAAAGCTCGTTGACGTAGGCCGAAGCTCTATTAAGCTCACTGTAGAAGTGTGGACACAGGATCTTGATGAGCACCACCCAAGAAAAGTTACTCAGTCGACATTTGTGTTTGTAGCAATAGATGAAGATGGCTGCATCCGACAGTTACCTGATGAAGTATTACACCCATAGAAGAAAAACACTGAATAAAGCCTAAAATAATGGACCTCTGTCATGGCAGATACCATAAGCACTTTAATACACTAAGCAAACTCAAGACGAAACTGAACGTATCTAACACCCAGCCGTCATCGCTTTATTGCTCTTATTTCAATGCGACGGCTTTATTTGACCATAGCGCCCCACTAGGAAACCTGTTTTTATGGAAGGTGTTTTTTTAAAAGTATTAATACTGCTTGCGGCCGCCGTCATGGCGTCCACCATGCTTAGACGGCTTCGCATCCCTCCTATCCTTGCTTATTTGTGTGTGGGCCTAATCATGGGGCCTAGTGCCTTTGCTGTGGTCGAAGACCTTGAAGCAATTCGCTTTCTCGCAGAGTTCGGCGTGGTGTTCTTGCTATTTTCTTTAGGGCTAGAATTTTCGCTCGCTAAAATGATGGCGCTTAGACATACCGTTTTCGGGCTAGGTGGACTACAAGTCTTAATCAGCTGTATCGTAATATTTGCCGTTGCTTTAGCGGCCGGTGTTTCCATTGAAGAAGCCATTGTGATCGCTGGGGCGCTATCGCTATCCTCTACAGCGGTCGTTAGTAAAGAATTGTCATCTCGAAGAGAGCTCAACAAACCTCACGGCCAATTGTCGATTGGCATACTGCTCTTTCAGGATATTGCTGCGGTATTATTCTTAATTCTGGTTCCTGCATTTGCAGGCAGCGGTCAAGAAGAAATATTTACATCTATAGGCATTACCCTATTAAAAGGTGTCGGTTTATTTGCGTTACTACTCGCCTGCGGTCGATGGTTACTTCCCCCGCTATTTAATGAAGTGGCTAAAACACATTCAGAAGAAGTGTTTGTTATGACAGTGTTATTAGTTGCGCTTCTAGCGGCAGCGCTGACTCATCACTTTGGTCTATCTATGGCACTAGGTGCGTTTATTGCAGGCATGATGCTGAGCGAAACCAATTATAGGCATCAGATAGAAGCGGATATCAGACCCTTTAGAGACCTCTTGCTTGGACTGTTCTTTATCTCGGTAGGAATGGCACTGGATATTAATGCCCTAATGGCAAATTGGCACTGGATTATTCTCTGCAGCACAGGGTTAATCATCGGTAAAACATGCCTTATCTTTGCGCTAACGCGATTAAATAAACATAGCAAACGTGACTCTATTACTACTGGGCTATACCTCGCACAAGGCGGCGAATTTGGTTTTGCACTATTTGCCCTTGCGTTTAAAAGCGGCACAATGAGCGAGTCTGTCAGCGGTGTTTTAGTCCCTACGATAGTCGTCTCTATCGCACTAACACCTTGGCTAATTAGTATCGCCCCTTATGTTTCAAAAAAGCTATTTGGCGAAGCCAAGTTTACCCCTAAAAATGATTATAAAACCCAACTTAACAAAGCCAGTGAATCACTCAGCGACCATGCCATACTCTGTGGCTTTGGCCGAGTAGGACAATCAATATCAAGGTTTTTAAACAAAGAAAGCTTACCCTACATTGCGGTGGATATTGACCCTGTTCGAGTCAACGAAGCCGGAATAGCGGGGGAGAACGTCCACTACGGTGATGCATCTAGACTAGATATACTCAAAGCGCTAGGTTTGGAGCGGGCAAAACTGCTCGTTATTAGCTATAAAGAAATAGACGTAGCCAAAAAGATCCTTCACACCATACGCGCACAAGGTTACACCATTCCTATTCTAGTCAGAACAAGTGATGACTCCGCTCTAGAGGAACTTTTACAGTCAGGTGCCACAGAAATCGTTCCTGAAACCATGGAAGCAAGCCTGATGTTGGTGTCACATGTACTAACAATGATGGGAACACCCGCCGACCATGTAACTGACCACATTGAAAACGCCCGAAAGCAACGCTACCAAATTTTACATGGCTACTACCATGGTACGGGCTCTAAAATCATCGATGATAAAGGGAATGCACTTGAACAACTCCACGCGGTGTTATTAACTGCAAACTGTTTCGCCACAGGCAAAACACTGGGTGAGCTAAACCTTGAGAAGGCAGGGGACCCCGTAGAGGTTATCAAACACGCTAACGGCCAAGAATCAGCTCCCTCCTCAGCAACGTTATTACAAGAAGGTGACACCGTTATTCTACATGGTAGCTCGGAGCAAATTGAAAAAGTAGAGAATCTAATATTGGCGGGTTAAATCTTTAACATGTGACATTACAGATACGAAAAACGGAGCACAAGCTCCGTTTTTTTTGATTTTTTATTGGCCTTTAACGTGTGCCATACACAACCATTGTTTTACCTTTAACCTGAACAAGCCCTTGCTCCTCAAGTGTTTTTAGTACTCGTCCCACCATTTCTCTAGAACAACCCACGATTCGGCCTATTTCCTGTCGCGTGATTTTTATCTGCATACCATCTGGGTGAGTCATTGCATCGGGCTCTTTACATAAGTCCAATAGTGTTCTAGCGACTCGTCCTGTGACATCTAAAAACGCCAAGTCTCCAACTTTACGTGTCGTTTGACGAAGGCGAGAGGCCATCTGCTCTCCAATAAAATAGAGAATGCGAGGATCTTCCTGCGATATCTCTCGAAATTTGGTGTAACTTATTTCTGCAACTTCACACTCAATTTTCGCTTTAACCCACGCGCTCCGTGAGTCCATATTATCGAACAGTCCCATCTCACCAAAGAAGTCGCCCGTATTCAAGTAAGCCATAATCATTTCTCGACCATCATCATCCTCAATGATAACCGTCACAGACCCCTTGATTATGTAGAATAGGGAATCACTTTTATCCCCTGCATATATAATCGTACTTTTTGCAGGATAACGACGCCGGTGGCACTGAGACAGAAAAAAGTCCAGATGTTTTGTTTTACTCTCTACCGGTTTAATAATCGTTGCCATCTTTTGTTGTCCCTTAATTTATTACTTAGTCATCTTCACCTAACCTACTCGCCAGTGAACATAACACAACTTTTTTAATTATCGTTTTGCCCTTATCCGTGGGCTATATAAGTCAGCTTATTCTCACTACCTTGTTTATCCAAAAAGGTAATCATCAAAGCCTTATCGTTATTACACTTAAGCCTAGAATTCTTAAACTATCAATACACTTTCAGAAAACCGCTTCGCACTCACTTAAGCGCTAACGTTTATATCAGGATAAAAGCCTTCCATCAACCTATTGATCTTACTCACACAATTACGACATCAATTGAGTATAGCCCAAGATATTAAAACCAGCTTTATAATAAAAAGTGCTTTTATGTTACGCTTCATTGCAAATTATAAGAGCGCTGTCTTTTTTATAAAGCGAGCATTTGATATCAACACCAAAACCATATAATGTTCGGCCAAAAGCACGCTAACAGACCCGTCGTAATAGAGGTTAACATGAACGTAAAAGTAAGTTGGGGCGGTAACGCTAAATTTGTGGGTGAATCTGGTTCAGGGCATCAAGTAACCATGGATGGCCCACCCGATCATGGCGGCCAAAATTTAGGTCCTCGCCCAATGGAAATGTTGCTGCTGGGCTTAGGCGGTTGCACCTCATTTGATGTAATGAGTATTCTTCAAAAGTCACGTCAAGATGTGACCGACTGTGTGGCCGAAATTACTGCCGAACGAGCCGATGAAGTCCCAAGTGTGTTCACTAAAATTCATGTTCACTTCATCGTCAAAGGCAACCATCTTAAAGAGAACCTTGTGAAGCGCGCAGTATCGTTATCTGCAGAGAAATATTGCTCTGCTTCTATTATGTTGGAAAAAGCAGGCGTAGAAATCACTCACGATTACAGCATCGAGGCGTAGTACGATATGACCACTCAGCAAAATCCATCCATCCCGCAACGGCCTAAACCAACGGCAGGCATGCGCCATGTCGCATTGTTTGTCACTCAGTTTGATGAGACAGAGCGGTTTTATGTTGATTTACTTGGAATGAATGTTGAGTGGCGCCCCGATAATGATAACGTCTACCTCTGCTCAGGCAATGACAACCTAGCGCTTCACAGAGCCCACAAAGGCGCACCTTCAGGCCCTCAGCGATTAGACCACATTGGCTTTATTATTGACGACATTGATCAGGTCGATGCGTGGTATGAGTTTCTTAACCATCATCAGGTTAAAATACTTAACCAACCTAAAACTCATCGAGATGGCGCAAGAAGTTTTTACTGCTTTGACCCTGACGGCACTTCGGTGCAAATCATCTATCACCCGCCAATATCCGTACCCACGGCTTAACCCTCAGAGCGGAGAGCAATCAAGAGCGGTTAAACCCGCTCAATTGCGCTGATAGATTTAATGAAATTTTGTCTACTCAAAGGCTAAAAAATGTGCATAATACGCATCCTTCCGACATACTGTTAGAACATCTACACTCTATCTATCCGATGATGCGTTAATCGGGCATTTGGGCTTTTTTTATTATCCTGGGTGAGGGTCTGTAATGGACAAAAAACTCAAACTTCATGGGTTTAATAACTTAACAAAATCGTTAAGTTTTAATATTTATGATATCTGCTATACCAATAGCGAAAAGCAGCGTCGAGCATATATTGAATATATCGATGAAATGTACAATGCCGAGCGATTAACTCAAATTCTGACGGATGTTGTGAAAATTATCGGGGCGAATATTCTTAATATTGCACGCCAAGATTATGACCCACACGGCGCAAGCGTTACGCTTTTAATCGCTGAACACGAAGTGCCACCAGAACCTTCTGAGATTACAGAAGCGCCAGGGCCGTTACCTGAAACAGTCGTTGCGCACTTAGATAAGAGCCACGTAACCGTTCATACTTATCCTGAAAGCCATCCAGATAATGGTATTAGCACTTTCAGAGTAGATATCGATGTGTCGACTTGTGGCCTGATATCTCCGCTGAAAGCACTGAACTACCTTATTCACAGCTTTGACTCAGATATCGTAACAGTTGATTACCGCGTTCGCGGCTTTACACGCGATGTCGATGGTACCAAGCACTACATCGATCATAACATTAGTTCTATTCAGAGCTACTTGAGTGAAGACACTCAAAACTCTTACGATATGATTGATGTAAATGTATACCAAGAAAGTACCTTTCATACCAAAATGCTATTGAAGCAGTTCGATATGGATAATTACCTTTTTGGTGATGGCACTGAGGCCTTTACTGAAGAAGAGCAGAAAGATATTGCCAAGCGTCTAAAGAAAGAGATGCAAGAGATTTTCTATTCTCGCAATATGCCCGACCTTTAGTTAACGCTAAGTTCGAGTTGTAAGCAACGATCTACGCTTACAACTCTCCTCCCCTTTTTTCTACCCATATATTCTGTGCGCCATTAACTCTTTCACTCTGGGCCTTATGATTAAGTCCATTGCTAGCGACATTTTGCTGCCTGGAATCACCAATGTATCTTGTCGAGAGATAAATGACCCATTAATCATTTGTAGAAGATACGTAAAATCGACCTCACTATATTGACGAAAATGAATGACCACCATACTTTCGTCATCTGAGGGGACGCTGCCCATCATAAAGGGGTTCGAAGTATCCACCGTAGGGACTCGCTGAAAATTAATATGGGTGTTAGAGAATTGCGGCACGATGCAGCGAACATAATCGTCCATTCGATTGACAATGGTGTTCACTACCGCCTCTTTCGAATAGCCTCTTGATTGGGTGTCACGGTGTACCTTTTGGATCCACTCTAGATTTACAATCGGAGCGACGCCAATTAATAGATCAACGTGAGACGCAATATTAACCTGATCAGTGAGTATCCCACCATGTAACCCTTCATAAAAAAGCACATCAGTATCGGGAGGTAAGTCCATCCAAGACGTAAACGTGCCTGGCTGCAAGCCCTGCTTCGTCAGTTCAAAATCATCATCATGCACATATTCACGATACTGACCTGTACCTGTTGCAGCATAGTCTTGAAATAGCGCTTCTAGCTTATCTACATGGTTAGCTTCGAGAGAGAAATGATTCCATGCGCCATAGTGCCCTTTCGCTGCACGTCGCGACATTTCTGCACGGGTATATTTATGGAAACTATCCCCTTGAATCATTCCTGCGTTAATGCCTTCATCAGCAAAGATACGGCTAAAGATATTGCTCGCAGTTGTTGTGCCTGCGCCTGAAGAGCCGGTCACTGATATGATTGGATACTTTGCTGACATTGACACCCGCTTAACGAAGTTATTTAACGTTCGGGTATTTTAGTCGTTTCGAAGTGAGATTGCCTGTTATTAAGTCAAAAATTATTGATAAGTCGAGGTTTCTCGATCACATAACCTTGCGCATAATCGACACCCAAAGACGTTAACAAATCAAGGCACTGCATATCTTCTACCTGCGTTGCCACCAATTCTTTGCCCATAAAATGTACAACTTCTGTCATTGATCGCACCATCGCCCTATCACCGGCATCGGTGGTTAAATTTTTGATAAATGTGCCGTCGATCTTGATCATATCCACCGGCAACTCTTTAAGAAAATGATAAGAGGACATGCCTGCACCAAAATTCCCCAGACAAAAATGACAACCGATCTCTTTCAATTCATTCATAAACTCAGCAACGCTATGAATATTAGAGATAGCCGCTGCCTCTGTGATTTCGAACCACAACTTTTCAATCGGGGCATCATGCTCACTTAATCGATGGTAGATAAACTCCAACAACTCTTCATCGTTAAGAGAATGTCCCGATAGATTAATAGAAATCCCCCCCATCGATTCTAGAGCCGCTTTATGCTGAGTCATCCAATCAAGCATATGCCCGACCACCCAACGATCAACAGCTTGCATACGGTTATATTTCTCAGCCGTACGAACAAACTCATAAGCTGGGATCAGATGCCCTTTATCATCATAAACACTGAGCAATATTTCATAATGTGTTTTAACACGGGTTTCGGACTGTAAGGGGATAATTTTCTGGCAGCGCAACAGGGTACGCTCATTATTCAAGTCACTAAACCCCGCAACTTTTGCTTTAATCTGTGCTTGCTGAGAAATATTAGATTCATCCGCGACATAATGCTCGACTTTATTAGGCCCTCTACGTTTGGCCTTACGACATGTCGCTTCAGCAACTTTGAGTAACTGGTCGGTATTAGAGGCTACTTCACTTGCAGAGGCGACACCTATACACACAGCTAACTGATACAGCTTACCTGCCCACTTAAACTGGTTTTCATGTATTTGCCGCACATATTGCTTGGCGAGACCATCAACACTCGAGTGCTTTACTAATACACCAAATTCATTACCACCTAACCGTGCCACCACGGTGTCATTAGGTGCATATTGAAGCAGCAGGCTTGCCACACTTTTTAGAATGGCATCGCCCGCTTCATAGCCTGCCGCATCATTAATAATTCTAAACTGACGAAGGTCGAGATACAGTAACGAACACTCGGCAGTGCCACTTTCTTGCCCAAGCAAGTTTTCAATATTGCGTTCAAACTCTTTGCGATTAACGAGCCCAGTTAGCTCATCATGTGTGGTGGCGAATGACAGCTGGCTATATACCTGTTTAACCATGTTATCGAGGCTCTCATCAACAATCGGAACCTCATAATCTTTTTCTAAGATGGCTATTTCTTTTTGTAAATATCCCGCGACAGTCATCAAATCAAGCTCTACAACCTTCATGCCTTGATGGTTAACAAAGACAAATTTTGAGTACCCTTTTGCCACCCAAACTAATCGCATATATTGAGGATTGGCGGGGTCTTTAATATATTTTAACCAATCTCCAAGCTCTAACTTTTGAGCCCGTAGCACCCAGCGCTGCATGCCCCTATGTCGACTTTCGGTCAATAACGAAACATCAGGTTGATCATCCATTGACTGTTGTAAGGGCATTTCAATCATCTCTGCCTTAGCGTCTTTCGAGTTGATTAAGAAGCGCTTTAACTCGTCTCGGATATGGCCCGATGGCATGTGATTACTCGATATTGATGACAACCCTTCCTGAATAATCTTCAGCAAGTCGGTTAGGTTTATGTCTAAGGTTGGATCTTCTCCGTAAGCCAGCAAGCTATCCAGCACCCCTAAATAGTCTTGCCACGCCTGACTTTGATCTCCCTGACGAATATACGTTAGTGACAATAAGTCTTGCCAACCACCATTGATCAACGACACTACCGCTTTAGGCACCTTTCGACCGGCGATGCGCCGCTCTATCTGTCGTGCCACCACTTTTTTAGCCTGAACAACCTTCTGAGCCCCTTCAGCCGCAGCCGCAACCCGCTCCACATTCCGACGGTACAGTAAGTTCTGGCGATCAACTAATTCATCTAACTCACCTAAGACCTCATCAAAAACACTGGTGTCTTGCTCGAACTCATTGTTGATCCGCTGAATAATACCGTCTATTTTCTTTTGATTAGCAGGGTTTGGACGCCCGCCTTTAATACCGAGTTGCGCGACACGGTTTAGCACAGCTCTTACGGGACTGTCGATGTCTTCAAAAAACTCTTTATTTCTCATGAACACTTTTAGCACTGGCACTTCGAGCTTAGTTAATTGCGTCTTAGTCACTTCAGTGAGTTTTTGGCTCGTTTTCATGCTATCAAAAAACCGGTCAACAACATCAACAGCACCTTCTTGCTCCTGCGATAATGCTTTTTTATTACCCGTTCGGCTTTCTAACTTCTCTTTCAGTCGTCTAATTAACGGCGGAACTTCGGCCGACGAAGGGCTATTATCAATTGACGAGCTGCTTTGCATATCTTTGAGGCCTGACTGAACTTCGTCATGACTCCATTTAGGCAGTTTTTCATTTTTTACGTCTTCAGCTACCGCCGCACCACTTTTTACTAAACGATTCTTTTCAAGCATCGAAAATAAGTTATTGATCGTCGAATAGGCGCTCTGTGCAGCTCTCTGATGAGCTCTAAATTGAGATAAGTCATCACTGCTTAGGCGGGTTTTAGGCTGAAAAGGCGGCGCAAGCGATTGCACATTCTGCGTTTCTGGCGTCGGCTTGAGGTTGACCCTTTTGCTCTTTAAATTGCGCTGCTTACCCTCGACACCCCGCCCACTGCGATTAGCGTCAGTGGAGGCTACGTGCAGCCCTTCATCAAGCTTAGCGGATACTTTCTCAGCCAAATCTGCATGAAGAGATGCCCCGTTTTCATTTGCTGGCTTTTCTTTTTCACTAGCAGGCTTAGATGTTGTCCGATCGTCGCTCGGCTTTCTATCCGTTAAATATTTACTGAGGTCCAAGTCAGGTAAAACGTTGTGACGAATAAGAATCTGATTCAACCCCTGATACAAATCTTCAAGATTTTTGATAACGGTTGCTTCAAATGTTCTAAAAATCGTTTTATCTGCAATAGCCGAAAAGTTAAGTTGCGTCACAACATCTCGAAATGCATACACAATTAATGCGGGCCCTAAGGGGTTCTGATAAC includes these proteins:
- a CDS encoding PstS family phosphate ABC transporter substrate-binding protein, giving the protein MKIKKLFAALTVTAAVAGATTAINATAAAKVDENLATYVKASGVSGNLSSVGSDTLANLMTLWAEDFKRNYPNVNVQIQAAGSSTAPPALTEGTSNVGPMSRKMKDKEIEAFEKKFGYKPTAVPVAIDALAVFVNKDNPIQGLTIPQIDAIFSSTRKCGFESNVSKWSDLGLADGNLANSSVQLFGRNSVSGTYGYFKKKALCKGDFKNNVNEQPGSASVVQGVSESINGIGYSGIGYKTASVRALALAKKPGQPFVDATPENAVTGKYPLSRFLYVYVNKAPNKPLSPLDGEFIKSVLSKQGQQVVVKDGYVPLPAAVADKSLAQLGLK
- a CDS encoding TRAP transporter small permease subunit gives rise to the protein MAFSNTLLKTIHAIDQFTEHTGRTISWLNIAMVVLTCLTVIMRYVFNHSSIIAQESIMYLHASIFLIASAYTLKHDEHVRVDIFYHRLSPKAKATVNLLGTILLLIPVIGFIGWSSWPYIESSWRIYETSQEAAGVPLVYLLKSLILAMVAVMLLQALAEILRSITILTGIEVEHSAKHEGAL
- a CDS encoding TRAP transporter large permease, with amino-acid sequence MTEYLPLIMFAAACIVLLFGYPVALSLAGTALIFAAGGIATGVFDIAFLLATPNRLYGLITNQTLIAVPLFVFMGCMLQRSKLAENLLESMAELFKGSNGGLGISVAIVGMLLAASTGIVGATVVTMGLISLPTMLKRGYAPSIATGTICATGTLGQIIPPSIALVLLGDVLSSAYQQAQRDMGIFSPDTVSVGDLFVGAIIPGLCLVALYIIYIAAMAKFRPDLIPPEDEKPEDTSAVALSLLHDLTPPLLLIVVVLGSILSGIATPTEAAGVGAFGATLLALLRKKLTLEVARDVCRTTTRVTCMVFLILIGASIFSLVFRGYGGDDLIQSLFNDMPGGVFTATLVVMVVIFLLGFILDFIEITFVVVPIVGPALLAMGLDPVWFGIMIALNLQTSFLTPPFGFSLFYLRGVAPDSIATSDIYKGVIPFIMIQLLMLGLLAAWPELATWLPDKIYS
- a CDS encoding acyl-CoA thioesterase, which codes for MRHSEHKPTPAGELTLQIVPMPKDTNANGDIHAGWLVGQMDLAAATAAGRLSQGRTATVAIEGMEFISPVRVGSQVRCYTKLVDVGRSSIKLTVEVWTQDLDEHHPRKVTQSTFVFVAIDEDGCIRQLPDEVLHP
- a CDS encoding monovalent cation:proton antiporter family protein; the protein is MEGVFLKVLILLAAAVMASTMLRRLRIPPILAYLCVGLIMGPSAFAVVEDLEAIRFLAEFGVVFLLFSLGLEFSLAKMMALRHTVFGLGGLQVLISCIVIFAVALAAGVSIEEAIVIAGALSLSSTAVVSKELSSRRELNKPHGQLSIGILLFQDIAAVLFLILVPAFAGSGQEEIFTSIGITLLKGVGLFALLLACGRWLLPPLFNEVAKTHSEEVFVMTVLLVALLAAALTHHFGLSMALGAFIAGMMLSETNYRHQIEADIRPFRDLLLGLFFISVGMALDINALMANWHWIILCSTGLIIGKTCLIFALTRLNKHSKRDSITTGLYLAQGGEFGFALFALAFKSGTMSESVSGVLVPTIVVSIALTPWLISIAPYVSKKLFGEAKFTPKNDYKTQLNKASESLSDHAILCGFGRVGQSISRFLNKESLPYIAVDIDPVRVNEAGIAGENVHYGDASRLDILKALGLERAKLLVISYKEIDVAKKILHTIRAQGYTIPILVRTSDDSALEELLQSGATEIVPETMEASLMLVSHVLTMMGTPADHVTDHIENARKQRYQILHGYYHGTGSKIIDDKGNALEQLHAVLLTANCFATGKTLGELNLEKAGDPVEVIKHANGQESAPSSATLLQEGDTVILHGSSEQIEKVENLILAG
- the crp gene encoding cAMP-activated global transcriptional regulator CRP; amino-acid sequence: MATIIKPVESKTKHLDFFLSQCHRRRYPAKSTIIYAGDKSDSLFYIIKGSVTVIIEDDDGREMIMAYLNTGDFFGEMGLFDNMDSRSAWVKAKIECEVAEISYTKFREISQEDPRILYFIGEQMASRLRQTTRKVGDLAFLDVTGRVARTLLDLCKEPDAMTHPDGMQIKITRQEIGRIVGCSREMVGRVLKTLEEQGLVQVKGKTMVVYGTR
- a CDS encoding OsmC family protein encodes the protein MNVKVSWGGNAKFVGESGSGHQVTMDGPPDHGGQNLGPRPMEMLLLGLGGCTSFDVMSILQKSRQDVTDCVAEITAERADEVPSVFTKIHVHFIVKGNHLKENLVKRAVSLSAEKYCSASIMLEKAGVEITHDYSIEA
- a CDS encoding VOC family protein yields the protein MTTQQNPSIPQRPKPTAGMRHVALFVTQFDETERFYVDLLGMNVEWRPDNDNVYLCSGNDNLALHRAHKGAPSGPQRLDHIGFIIDDIDQVDAWYEFLNHHQVKILNQPKTHRDGARSFYCFDPDGTSVQIIYHPPISVPTA